A stretch of the Solanum dulcamara chromosome 6, daSolDulc1.2, whole genome shotgun sequence genome encodes the following:
- the LOC129891348 gene encoding uncharacterized membrane protein At1g16860-like, whose translation MGSRFPSHKLSGGLYVSGRPEQPKEKTPTMSSVAMPYTGGDIKKSGELGKMFDIPTGSRKSGPISNAPTRTGSFGGANSHSSQLNSINRMTSAGGTGSVSLKKTNSGPLNKHGEPMKKSSGPQAGGAASRQNSGPLPPVLPTTGLITSGPISSGPLNSSGAPRKVSGPLDSTGSIKLQNASILNNQAVTRLSHGEEYSFRKSFPKAILWSIILLFVMGFIAGGFILGAVHNTILLVVVAILFIIVAAVFAWNTCYGRSAIVGFISQYPDAELRTAKDGQFVKVSGVVTCGNVPLESAFQKVSRCVYTSTSLYEYRGWDSKAANPEHRRFTWGLRSLERHVTDFYISDFQSGLRALVKTGYGARVTPYVDESVVVDINPSNKDMSPDFIRWLASRKLSSDDRIMRLKEGYIKEGSTVSVMGVVQRNDNVLMIVPPPEPFSTGCQWAKCILPASLDGIVLRCEDSSKTDVIPV comes from the exons ATGGGTTCTCGATTCCCGTCTCATAAGTTGAGCGGTGGCCTTTATGTATCTGGCCGGCCTGAGCAACCAAAAGAAAAGACTCCAACTATGAGTTCAGTTGCCATGCCTTATACTGGTGGTGATATCAAAAAGTCCGGTGAGCTTGGAAAAATGTTTGATATCCCAACTGGGTCACGGAAATCTGGACCTATTAGCAATGCCCCAACAAGAACAGGATCATTTGGTGGTGCTAATTCTCATTCAAGTCAACTGAATTCAATTAATCGCATGACTTCTGCTGGCGGTACTGGATCTGTTTCTCTGAAAAAGACCAACTCTGGGCCTCTAAATAAACATGGGGAGCCTATGAAGAAGTCGTCTGGTCCCCAAGCTGGAGGGGCTGCTTCCCGCCAAAATTCTGGCCCTCTTCCCCCAGTTCTCCCTACCACAGGTCTGATTACATCTGGTCCCATATCTTCGGGTCCACTCAATTCATCTGGTGCTCCGCGGAAGGTCTCAGGTCCATTGGATTCCACAGGCTCAATCAAGCTACAGAATGCTTCTATTCTTAATAACCAGGCTGTTACTCGTCTAAGCCACGGTGAAGAGTATTCCTTCCGCAAGAGCTTCCCGAAGGCAATACTTTGGTCTATAATTCTTCTATTTGTGATGGGATTTATTGCTGGTGGATTTATTCTTGGAGCTGTTCACAATACCATTCTTCTTGTCGTTGTTGCTATCCTCTTTATCATTGTTGCTGCGGTATTCGCATGGAATACTTGTTATGGAAGAAGTGCTATTGTTGGTTTCATTTCTCAGTACCCTGATGCCGAGCTTAGAACTGCAAAAGACGGCCAATTTGTTAAAGTTTCTGgg GTAGTTACATGCGGAAATGTCCCTCTGGAATCTGCATTTCAGAAGGTTTCTAGATGCGTTTATACATCCACTAGCTTATACGAATACCGGGGTTGGGATTCAAAAGCTGCCAATCCAGAACATCGTCGTTTCACTTGGGGTCTTCGTTCACTGGAG AGGCATGTTACTGATTTCTACATCTCTGACTTCCAATCTGGATTAAGAGCATTGGTGAAAACTGGATATGGTGCAAGAGTAACCCCTTATGTTGACGAATCTGTTGTTGTGGACATCAATCCATCAAATAAGGACATGTCCCCAGATTTTATCAGGTGGCTAGCTTCCAGAAAACTATCTAGCGATGACAGAATTATGCGATTGAAAGAAGG GTATATAAAAGAAGGTAGCACGGTCAGTGTGATGGGAGTTGTCCAAAGAAATGATAATGTCCTAATGATTGTTCCTCCTCCAGAGCCGTTTTCAACAGGATGTCAGTGGGCTAAATGCATTCTTCCAGCCAGTCTCGATGGCATTGTACTGAGATGTGAGGACAGTTCAAAGACTGATGTCATTCCGGTGTAA